GAAGGCCATGGACCGCCAGAGAATCACCTACCAGGTAAAGGAGATGACAGAGATGGAGCGGGACATTTTCCGGCAGGCCGGCCACATGGCCGCGCCCGTCGTCGTCACCGATTCAGATTCATGGTCAGGCTTCCGCCCCGACAGAATTCTCACCCTCAAATGAGTATCTACTCATTTACTCAGTTGAGTATCAATCGCGAAAGGAAAGATCATGACGGAGTTAGCCGGCCAGCTCAACGAGGAATCCTGCTAGCACCCCTGCGATAAGTGCTCTAGGGGGACTAGCGTAGACACGGACAGCTGCCCGGGCCGCCAGGAAAGGACTCCCCCCACGCATGAAAAACAAACGTGAGTTTGAAGCAATCGCCCATAAAGAGGGCAAATGGTGGGAGATACGTATCCACCAGATCAACCAGGCAGCCCGCGCCAGCCGCGCAAAAGACATCCAGGACATCGCTGCTGACCTCGTGGCCACGACGCTCAACCTCGATCCAGAAGACGTAACGGTGCACGTCACCCTCAGGGCACCTGGAAACATCATGGAACGCTGGACCCAAGCCCGGAACGATCTGGAGAAGGCCCAAGAACTATCGACAAAGGGAGCCGCGGAATCCCGCGCCGTCATCGCCGAACTGAGCGAGGACTTCACCATCACCGAAGTGGCCCGCATGCTCGGCATCTCCACGCAACGCGTATCCCAGCTGAAAGCGAAGAAGGCACCCACCGCATAAGCCCGACATAGGCAGTCAGACCACAACCGTAGGCTGACTCAGAAATGCCCATCCCAGAGAGGAACGCACCATGGATGGCGAGACCCCCGAAGTGATCCGCGCGGCCGATGACGCCTACGAGGCCATTCGCTCAATCAACCACCTGACCATCACGCAGATCCACCCGGCCCCTACCGTTTATAGCGTCTTAGGAAATCTCAAGGGCCTAGGCCACATGCTGCCGCAGGCGTGCACGCAGCTCGCCAAATCCCTCGGCCGCTCTCTGGACGAATACGACGTGTACGAGGATGACGGCCGCGATCCCATTCAGAGCGTGGCCGCTGCTACTGACCATCTCACAAGGGCCGCGCAGTTGGCCGCCGAACTGGGCGCCGAGCTGGAGAAAGCGCAGAGCGCCATTTCCCGCCAAGGTTACAGGGACACGCCGCTCCCCTAGCCTCACTCAAGCACTCATTTACTCATGAAATACTCAAATGAGTATTAGCTCAAATACTCATTTGAGTATTTCGCGTAGAACAGGACGCCGCACATGAAAGTCATCGCAGTTCTCAATCAAAAAGGCGGGGCCGGCAAAACAACCATTGCCACGCATGTCGCCACGGCGCTTAGATTGGCCGGCCATACCGTACTGCTTGTGGACTCAGATCCTCAAGGCAGTGCGCGGGACTGGGCCGCAGCCCGCGAAGATCATCCCATGCCCGTAGTGGGGATGGACCGACCAACGATTGAACGGGACCTTAAGAGCATCGCCCCCGTGGACTTCGTCATCATCGACGGCGCCCCACAAGCCGCAGACCTAGCCGTGTCGGCCATCAAAGCCAGCGACTTTGCCCTCATCCCCGTGCAACCGTCGCCCTACGACATCTGGGCCACATCCGACCTCGTTGACCTGGTGAAGCAGCGAATCGAAATTACAGACGGAAAGCTGCAGGCAGCTTTTGTTGTCTCCCGCGCCATCACTGGAACGAACATCGGAAAAGAAGTCTCCGGGATCCTGGAAGGCTACAACCTTCCCGTTCTGCAATCCCGGGTGCACCAGCGGGTTGACTACCCAGGAACCGCAGCGGGGGGATCCACCATCCTGGAGGACTTCCCGGGGTCGCCCGGGGCCAGGGAGATCCAAGAGCTCACCAACGAACTCCTTACGCTTGTGAGTAAATGAGGAAATGAGTAAATGAGTAGCTTCTCTAAGCTGTCCACTGGGCGCCCCAGCCAGTCCGCCACAGCCAAAGCCAAACTGATGGAAAGCCTTAAGGATGAGGTTCCAGCTGAGCAGCTTCAGCGGGTGAACTTTGAAGTCCCCAGAAGTAAGCATGCCAAGCTCAAAATCCTCGCCGCCAAGCGCAACCAGAGCGTCAAGGAGTTCCTGACCGCCTACATAGATTCGTTTCCAGATGAGTAACTACTCATTTGAGTATTTGAGTGGGGAAGTGGATCCCAGAACACTATCTAGTTTTGCTTGGAAACGTGGGACTTGGCATGAATGATCGCATGACGCTGCCCATCTGGGAGAGCCTTGTCGCCGAAACCCAATTCGCCTCCGATCTGGCCTTGGCCGGGCTTCGTAGACTGTGCTCCGTCCCGACGGCTCCCGATTTGTTCCCCTGGGGCAGCAAAGATCAGAACTACGCACTTCACGTCGGGATGCACTCGTATTCGTCCGGGTTGGAGCGCCTGTGCAAGTTGGCTATCGCCTGCAACGGGTACGCGGTCGCTGGCGAGTTCCCGAGGCTGCGTGACTACTCCCACAAGATTGGGAACCTGCTCAACGCGGTTGAGGAGTTGCCGCTGCCTCAGTCGGGCCCCAGCGTCTCGCCGCGTAAGATGGGGTACCTCGTCCGCCCGCTGGACGCCCTCGACCCCGATGTCACGAACATGGTCGAGCGGTTCGCCAATGGGGCCGGCAGATACGAGCACCTAGATTCGCTTTCGAACGATGACACCGAGGTCAGTACGTACAAGGAATGGTCTGCACTTGCTGCAAGGGCTTCGGTCTCGGAAGACGTGCGCCGACTGATCTCGATCAAGGAACGAGCGGCCGACGCAATCCAATCTGAGCTGGTTGACAACGGGCTCCTATGGACTTCGCAGCGAGTGATACAGGACCTGGCTCTTGACCTGTACAAGCCGTCAGTCGGCGTAGTGATGAGCCTTTTCCGGAAGGTCCGGTGGGTGTCCGCAAGCCTTGATGTGGCCACTTGCTACACACGACAGGAACTGCCACTGCTGGGGGAGGTTGTCTCTCGTATCTTCATCCACACTTCCGCGGACTTCTTCAACTACCACATCGCCAGAATCGGGGACGAGGAAGCCGTGGGCGAAGAGCTCGAAGCGGCGCACGAACGGATTCGCTTACGTGAGGCGGAAGCGGACGATGAAGGCCCCCTGGCGCCATGAGCAAACTTATGTCTTAGTCCTTATCGTCCTGGCGAGGCGGTAGGTGGCGGTACAGCGTTGTTCGGGCCAGTCCCGTTTTGCTGACAATTTCCCGCATCGGGATGCCCTTCTCCCGCAGCATGGCGGCGTGTTCAAGCTTGTCAGGATCGACTACGGAAGGCCGGCCCGTCCGCCGGCCATGTGCCGTGGCCACCGCCCGCGCATGGGATGCCCGTTCGGACGCGTAAGTTCGTTCCATCTCTCCGAAAAGCGCCAGCATTACTACCGCCAGCTGCGCCATGGGGCTGTCCGGGTTCGATGTGTCGATTGGCAGGGGATCAGCCAGCGTCCGGACACCCACCCCGCGCCCTTTGAGCTCGTGCATTAGGTTCAGAGTGTCCCGCACCGTGCGCCCCAGCCGGTCCAAGGTATGCACAACGATCACGTCGCCGGCCCTTGCATGGTCCAACGCCCCCCGAAGGCCGGGCCGGTCCCTTGTGGCTCCGGACTTCTTATCAGCGAACACTTTGGTGATGCCGGCGACCGCCAGCGCATCCAGTTGCCGCCCTAGGTCCTGTTTGGCGGTTGAGACTCGCGCATATCCGATTTCCATCCGAGCACCGTACCGAAAGTTGCGTCTGTGACCTCCTTCTATGGCGGGCGTTTTGGCATAACATGCGGGACACGAAGATTACGCGGAACGGTGCGGATCAGATTGCTGGGGGAGTGTCCCACTGACAGGTGTCCTGATTCCAAGGAAGTGGGACGACGGTATGCGGCTGCGTCCTCTGGTAGTCAGTGGTGACTGAGAGAATCAGCTATGGCCTCAGTCGAATACATCCCTGCACGGCTCCGAAGCGCTTTTCGTGAGCAGGCGCGGGGGATTGTCGTCCATGACATCGAGAGAATGTGGCGGGATGAGGGCTTTGCGCCCGGGTCGGGTCAATCATTCAGCGGCGTGCGCATGTCCCTTTGGTCTGATTATGAGGCTTCGGTGCAGTGGTCAGACTGGGAGCACATTGTCAGAGTCCTTAGGGTCTATGAGGGGACTATTGCCCTGGCTACGCCGGATGATCGGGAAAAACTTGCTGGATTGCTGAGCCGTGAAGGGTTCCGACTGGTTAGTTCGGGTCGGATTGAATACATCGGTGCAGGCAACAGAATCACCGAAGTGACGCGGACTCGAATTTTGGAGCATTTGAAGAAGACACCCGGAGGAAGAAACTGGGCGGGTCGCTTTGATCCACCCGAGTTTCTGAAGAGACTCTACGACCTTGCGGCAATGCCCAGTGAAGACCCGCGATTCGAAAATGCCGAGCTGGAGGTTTGGCAACATTGTGTCAACAACGATGACTGGGACTTCGACTGGGTGTTCTACGATGCCAGGTTCGACCTGGCGACTGATGGCATGCTGTTGAGGTTCCTTGCAGAAATGCTGCATCCAGCAGTCCGGACTGACCCGGAAGACGTTGCTGCTCTTCTTGGCGGTTTAAACGATGCACTGAGACCGGATGGGTACGAGCTTTACGAGAAGTCCAGCATCAGCGGCCGACCCCTCTATGCATGGCGGAGCATTGCGGGATTCCATGGATCGGCACCCTTCCATCTCCTCCAAAACCGTCCAGCAATCACTGATCCCGCGGTCCTTCAAGAACACCTTGACCGGATAAAGAGGGTTATCGAAATTGACCCATCTGCGGCGATTGGTTCTTGTAAGGAGCTCATTGAATCTTTGTGCAAGCTCATTCTTGAATACAGCAGCGTGGAGTACACAAGGAACGATGACCTTCCTAAGCTCTACAAGAAAGTTGCCGCGTTGCTGGCCCTGAACGCGGAGTCGGTGGAGGAGAACGTTAGGGGAAGCGAGGCCAGCCATTTGGTTCTTCGAGCCCTAACGACAAGTGTGCAAGGCATAGCAGAGCTTCGTAACCAGCTGGGACTCGGACATGGACGAACGACCCGCAGCACTCTGCGACCTCGCCATGCACGCCTTGCTTTGAACAGCACGGTGACGGTCGCCGAATTCCTCCTTGACACATGGCACGCACGCATTGAAGCCGGGAAGATTCCGACACCGGGGGATGATCCTAGTACTGGCGCTTGTAAACAATAAGCAGGAGCCTCCGTTTTTGGAGGGAGCCTACGTCTGTGCCACTGGATAGGACAGTCCCACTAGGGAAGTGGAACGCTAGCGTGTTGGTCCAGTCCAAGTGGTGCCCGGTAAGTTTTGGAGATGCCTACCGAATTATCTGAAATTGCTGCGCTCCTGGGAATCGATCTTGGTACTGAACGGACTAAAGATCGACTCCTAACGGCCATCGATAGTGAACTCAAAGACCTGCAAGTGCCCCAGACCACAGCAGCGCAGCACGAACGGCAAGTTGCTCTCATGGCTGCGCGCGCCGAACTTAGAGGCCCAGGGAGCAGCCATACCGATCCGTCTACGGATTTAGTTCCTCTGTCGCTTGTCAGCCAGGTGGTGGCAGCCATGCAGGCAGGCGCAGTGAAGGATCAGATGGGCACGGCGCCCCGGCCGGACCCAACCCTGACTATGAGGACAAACGTCAAAGCCGCAGCGACCCAGGCGTCGGCTGATTTTTCAAAGGCTCGCTCATGGCCGTTTGCCACGGCAGGTGCACTATTGGTCTCGGTATACGGCCTCAGAACGTACTTCAACGTCGGTGATTTGCAGCTCCCCTCGGAACTCTTCTACCCGTTTCTAGGCATAGCAGCGTTCGCGATTGTTATTGGCTTTGGCCTGTCCACAGCGGCCCAGCGGCGAGCCACCCTTTTCTTGCGTAGGCTCTACGATCCAGACGTCCAGGAAGAGGCATTGAACCGTCTGAGCGACGAATCGGGAGACTTTTTCGGCAGCCATGGGGAGCGGGAGTTTGTTCGCCGCGACCACCATGGAAGGTCACCCCGGGCTGTGGACGATGGGGGTGGCATAATCGTCAACCGGCCCATGTACAGGGACGCTCTGCAGGCTACCGCTCACGGTGGACGCTCAGCCTTCATAAGTCTTCTGTCCACAGTAGACCTGGAGGCAGCGGCTGATGACGCCGCAGGTTTGGCTTTGGACCGTCTGAGCGATCTGAAGATAGTAGAGCCCGTCGTTTACCAGCGCCGCCAAGCATTCCGGCTCGTACCTGAGCAGGCCTTAGAACGAAGGTGACTACAACAGCCGATGGAGGATATTGGCGCGTCCCGTTTGTAAGAAAATGGAACACTCGCGTGGCGCACTTATGCACGTCAATGCAGGAGCTGGTTCCTGGTCATTCTGTAGGACCGCAAGCTGCTTCCTTCTCCGAGCCGGTTCACGAACACACGACGATGACGGAGCACAAAAAAAGCCTGCAGGCGCTTTTCGTCCTGCAGACCTTTTTAATCTCGTTGATGAGAGACCCTGTCCTCACCTTCTATGCCCACAACACTACACATGCGTAGGGCGTTATGACAACCATGTAGTACACGTAGATGGTGTGATGTCTACTTCATGGGTACAGAGCCCGATCTGGCAAGATACAGTCCATGGCAGACAGACGGCAGACTCGTGGCGCAATTATTGATTCTTTTCACCGCTCACGCCTAGAGCCGTATTTGAAGGCCTCGGCAGGTGATGAGAAGCTCGCCCTTTCGCTATATGGCTGGAATCTCCAGCTGACCTCAGCCTTTCAAGAACTGCTTAGCGTTACGGAAGTGGTCCTCCGGAACGCCATGGACGCCGAGCTACAGAAATGGAATTCTGCCGAGCTAAAGGTTGACCAGAGCTGGCTCCTGAAAGACCCGGCCGCCCCGCTTCGCAGCCTAAGCCAAGGGAAGAGGGTGGAAGCGCTTAAGCAGGCCAATTCGGCCAAGAAGAAGCGGGATGCGGCTCATTGGCGTCATGGCATGGATGTAACGCATGACGACGTCTTGGCGCAGGTGACGTTCGGACTTTGGAAGGACCTGCTACCCAACCACCTCAACAATGCTGCTGACAATAGAGAAAACCGAAATCGTCAACGGATGTGGAAAGAAGCGCTGGTGAACGCCTTTCCGAATGTTGTTGACCCTGACGGGGAAACGACCTTCTGGCGTGTGTACCGGCTTCATGGGCTGCGTAATCGCGTATCGCACATGGAGACACTGCTAGAGGTAGATGCAGCGGAACGGACTCGCGATGTATTCAACCTCGTCAATTCGATCAGCTCGCCCGTACATGACTGGTTGACCGGCCTGAATCGCGTTCCCGCGGTGATTAAGGCGCGTCCTTCAGCATAGGGGCTTGGACCGGGCACGCGGGGGTATGGAGAATCACTAGCTCCAATAGGACAGTAACGCCCTTAGACGTGTCGCCCAGAGGAGCCTCAGCTAGGCCCAACTTAGGAGATACGTGGCCGACTTCAATGCCCTGCTTGCGCAGGTCATACCTGTGCTGCTGCTCGCCGCCGCCTTTGAGTCACGATGGCTACAAAAGAAGCCAAGCAGGTATGGTGCGGGGGCCGGCCTCAAAGACGACAGCACTAATGAACCTGGCCGTCGTGTCCACTGGGACACAAATCCATTTCAATCCCCGGTGCTGTTGTTTTTCACCCTCTTCATTGGGTTGGGTGAGGCTCTGGCGCTTCTGGCTGTCTATCGGGGTACCAGTGAGCCATGGATGAACGCCTGTGTTCTGCTTGCAGGCTTTCTGGCGTTGTTCTTGGTGGTCTGGCCTCTGATGTCCCTGCACCTGAAGGACATCATCGAAACCCTTCGCCGCCAGGGGATTGACGGCATCACGATTGTCCTTCACATCATTGTGATCGGAACCCTCGCCTACCTCGCATATAAGGGAGTCGGCTGGCTGACGCCGGTTCAATCCGGCGGGAGATAACGCTGGGCCCTTTGCAGGCGCATAAGGTGGTCCGACAAACTCCTCCAGGACCATCACCTACTATCTGCCTCTCGCGCTGCCAGTAAGATCGATGCCTGTGTACGACGAAGCTTCCTCACTCTTCGAGATCGACGAGCCTGCCCCATCTCCAAACGTCATCGCACCGCTTCCGATCAAAGCAGAACAAATACAAGAGATCCGTGATGCCTTCGAGGAGGCCGGAGTGTCAGGTCAGGCCGATCGCAAGGCCCTGATCGAATCAGTTGTCGTTCGTGAAGTATCCAGCCTCCGGGAGCTTCAGGCAGTGGAGGTTCGGAGGATTCTTCAGCGCATCCACGGCCTGCGTGGATCCAAGCCAACACGCACGGGATCTGCCTGGGATAACCGCGAAGAAGACACCTGGATCGACAAGCTTTAGCGGCGTCTTTTCGCCATTGACTCCCTCCATTTCGACATGTCCTGTAAGCCCTGCCCCGAGGTCTGAACCACCCAAGCCGCGCGGGTAGGGTTGGAGTTGAGTTCGCGCCCGCGCAGTTTGCGTGTGACGCGGACTCACTCATGTCTCAGTAAGGATGGGGAAATGTCGCGGCTCACGGACCTTTTGCGCGCTGCCAAGCAGCTTGACGAGCAGCTTGGCAAAGATTTGGAAGACGAGATTCTTCCATTGCAGAAGCGACTGCCGTTCGGGCTCAATTTTGAAAGACATGCTCCCGAGGCCGTCGAACTCGCAGGACATAAGATCCGCAAGGGAAGCAAGGTACGGATCCTGCCTCCGAGAGGATCGACCGGTCGTGGTGACCAACGACTCTGGCGCGTCACAGAGCTAATTGGTGACGCCGCTGAGATCTCGCTCCTGGACAGTTCCGAGGGTGAGGTCTGCACCGTGCAGCGGGACGATCTCATTTTGGTGGCCGAATTTCGCGACTGGATCTACCCCGGGCTGCGCCCTGACGGAACAGTGGAGCGAGGCGGGGATAGGCCTTTCCACACAGTCATCAATGGCGAGAACTTTCATGTGCTCGAACAGCTGACTTTCACTCACGAAGAGGCTGTGGACGTGATCTACATTGATCCGCCTTACAACACAGGCGCCCGTGACTGGAAGTACAACAACGACTACGTCGAGGGCGATGACCTTTACCGGCATTCGAAATGGCTTGCGTTCATGGAGCGACGGCTCAAGCTGGCCAAGCGACTCCTCAAGCCCGAAAACTCTGTTCTGATCGTGACAATCGATGAGAAGGAATACTTGAGGCTCGGGCTGCTGCTGGAGCAGACGTTCGACGATGCACGTATCCAGATGATCTCTACCGTCATTAACCCCAAGGGAGTTTCGCGCGGCGATTCCTTCCGCCGCTCCGACGAGTACATCTTCTTCGTGATGCTGGGCGCGGCCGCCCCACAAAGGTTGGAACTTGGTGGGGAGTGGGGGTCGGGAAGCTTTGGCAATAGCGACACTGCAGCGAGCGACGACAATACCGAGCCCGCTTGGAGCTCCATGATGCGTCGCGGGTCGAACTCAGCTCGTGCGGATCGGCCGGGCCTCTTTTATCCAATCTATGTCGATCCTGCCACTGGCCGAATCGAGCAGGTCGGAGCACCCCTCAGCGCTGATAAGCACGAGGCCCCGGAAGTTCCTGGCCTCATCACTACTTTGCCACTGCGTCGGAATGGGTCAGAAGGCCGATGGCAGATAGGTCCAGAAGAACTCAGGTCCCGTCTCTCCCAGGGACGGGTGCGAATTGGCCGGAAAACCGCCTACGGCTACGTGATTAATTACCTCTCGGATGGGGCATATGCCGAGGTGTTGTCCGGCAGGTTTGAGATCAAGGGCCGAGCGGAAGACGGATCGATTCTAGCGACCAGAGTAGGTGTGCAATCTCGAGCTCAGGTTCCTTTCACTCAGTGGCGCACACCTTCGCACAATGCCTCTGAGTATGGCTCCACTCTTCTGACAGCATTCCTCCCCGGCAGGAAGTTTCCGTTCCCGAAGAGCCTTCATGCGGTCGAGGATGCACTCAGGCTCTTTGTCAGCGACAAGCCCGAAGCAGTTGTGCTCGACTTCTTTGCCGGCTCCGGAACCACTGCCCATGCTTTGATGCGGCTAAACCGGCAGGATGGCGGCAGCCGGCAATGCATTTCCGTGACGAACAACGAGGTTTCAGCTGAGGAGCAAGCACGGTTACGCAGGGAGAAACTGCGTCCAGGCGACGCCCGGTGGGAGCAATGGGGCATATGTGACTACATCACGAAGCCCAGAATTCTCGCAGCGATTACGGGTCGCACTCCAGATGGAGAGCCGATCAAGGGCGACTACAAGTTTGTCGATGAGTTTTCGATGGCTGACGGCTTCAACGAAAACGCCGCATTCTTCACACTCACTTACGAGTCACTGTGGCAGGTCAGCACTGACCGCGCGTTTGCGGCAATTGCTCCGATGCTTTGGCTGCGTGCTGGCGCAAGGGGGAGATGCATAGACGATCTCTCGCCAGGGTGGGCGGTTGCCGAGGCCTACGGCATCATCAAAGACCTTGACCGGTCAACCGAATTCATAGCTGCGCTTCAGCCCCAGGAGAGCCTCAGGATCGTCTTCATCGTTACGAACGACGAGGGCCGCTACCAGCAGATCGCAAACGAGATCCCCGGTGTTGAAACCGTCCGTCTTTATGAGGATTACCTCCGGAACTGCGAAAGCAATGGTGACTTCTAATGCGCTTCACTCTCAAGGACTACCAGGTGGACGCTGTCGGGGACACCTTGGCAGAGCTGACCGATGCACGCGAGTTCTACCACGGCGCGCGGAAGCGGGTTTCGTCGGTAGCACTCACAGCCACGACTGGTGCCGGCAAAACGGTGATGGCGGCAGGGGTTATTGAAGCGCTTTTTTGGGGGAGCGAGGACTTCGAAACCGTCCCTGATCCAGGTGCGGTCGTATTGTGGTTCAGCGACGATCCCTCATTGAACCAGCAGACCAGGTATCGCCTGGAGCAAGCTTCTGACCGACTCCGCAACCGGCTGGTCACGGTCGAACATCCGTTTAGATACCGGAAGCTGCAGCCCGGGCATGTGTACTTCCTCAATACCTCTAAGCTGTCACGGAATAGTCTGCTGGTACGGGGTCACGATGCTGCTGACGCCCTGCCGGGCATGGAATCAAACCCGGACACTGTGCCATTCACGTTTTGGGACACGCTGCGAAACACCATTGAGGATGAGAGCACCACGCTGTACATGGTGCTTGATGAGGCTCACCGAGGTATGGGACGGAGGGCATCATCTGACACGCCTACTATCGTGAAGCGTCTCATCAACGGTCACGGCTCCGTTCCGCCTGTTCCGATCGTTTGGGGTATCTCTGCGACGGTAAAGCGGTTCGAGGACTCCATGAGTGCTGCCGAAGTGCAGGACAACCGGGTGCATCTTCGGACCATTACCGTGGATCCTGTTCGGATTCAGGAGTCGGGGCTCCTCAAAGATGACATCGTCCTCGACTTCCCCGCAGAGACGGGAGACTTTAACACCGTTCTCCTGCGGCGCGGCGTTCGTAAGGTGAAGGAGATGTCGGCGGCCTGGGCGGCATACGCCGCCGCACAAAATGACCATGACCCCATTGCGCCCCTACTGGTTTTGCAAGTGCCGAACAAGCCTTCACCGACAGAGGTGGCCTCTGCCATTGATGTCATCCGGCATGAATGGCCCGAGATCGGCTCCGAGGCGTTCGCGCACGTCTTTGGTGAACATACTGCTCAAACTTTCGGTGCGCACAACGTCCCCTACATCTCACCGGAACGAGTGCAGGACGCTGCCTATATTCGGGTGATATTGGCTAAGGATGCCATCAGCACAGGTTGGGACTGTCCGCGTGCAGAGGTAATGGTTTCCTTCCGTCCAGCCGAGGATGAAACACACATCACCCAGCTTTTGGGCCGGATGATACGTACCCCTCTCGCGCGTCGAGTTGAGGGTGACGACGTCCTAAACAGTGTCGAGTGCATCCTTCCACGGTTTAACAAAGCCACGGCCAGCCGCGTGCTTGAGCAGATCATGGGCAATGACCTCAGCGAAACCGGAACTGGAACCGGTCAGCGTGTTCTGATCGACCCGCAGCTCATGAGGCCGAACGAAAGGGTTCCTGATTCGGTGTGGGCGCTGTTCGCCGAACTCCCTGCCGAAACGTTGCCCCGTAAGCATGCGAACCCAATGAAGCGCCTGACCTCTCTGGCTCATGCGCTGGCGGCGGATGGCTTGGTGCCGGAGGCGGGGCGGATAGCTCATGAGCGCCTGCACGGGGTCCTCAACGGGCTGTCTGCGCAGTACCGGAACGAGCTCGAGAAAGCCGAGTCGGACGTGCGGACTGTAGCCGGCGGCACTGTCCGCGGACACGCGCGCTACGGTCTAAGGGCCGACGAAACCTGGACTGAGGCGGCGGATGACCGCGCCATCCAGGAAGCATTCCGTCATGCCACACGAACAGTGACCCCAGACATCGCGCGCACCTACGTAGACCACCTTGCAGCAGACGCCGAGGACGAGGATGTTCTCCGTGACGCTCACGTACGCGTGGCAGGGCTCGCGATGCTGCCGCAGACCCGGCCATCGCTGGATGCGGCTGCCGATCTGCTCTCGTCGGAGTGGTTGGGCAAGCACCGCGTAGCCATCAAGACGCTGTCGGAGTCCCGTCAAAGCTTGTATGCGGAGATTACGGCCATGAGCACGGACCCTCAGCTGATTTCCATGGCGTTGCCCAAAAACCGACAGGAGGAAACGCGCCGGGCCGTGGGCGACGCAACCCAGATACTCGACCAGCGCCCGCTCCACCTGCTCTCGGACGAAGATGGCATGTTCCCAGTAGGGAAACTTAACCCCGACGAGATTCAGGTGCTCGATACCGAAATTCAACGCGGCGACCTACTCGCCTGGTATCGCAACCCTACCGGCGGCCGCGACTCGATGAGCATCGCCTATCAGGACGTCCACGGAGCCTGGAGGACACTCAGACCCGACTTCCTCTTCTTTGTCACCACTAGTCACGGTGTACGAGCCAGCATCGTCGATCCTCATGGGTCGTGGCTACCCGATGCACTGCCCAAGCTACGGGGCCTAGCGCGATTCGCAGAGGTCTACGGCGAGAGTTTTCATCGCATCGAGTCAATTTCTCGCATAGATGG
The window above is part of the Arthrobacter sp. D5-1 genome. Proteins encoded here:
- a CDS encoding glutaredoxin domain-containing protein: MSITVYTITDETGRECGNCTATKKAMDRQRITYQVKEMTEMERDIFRQAGHMAAPVVVTDSDSWSGFRPDRILTLK
- the parA gene encoding ParA family partition ATPase, whose protein sequence is MKVIAVLNQKGGAGKTTIATHVATALRLAGHTVLLVDSDPQGSARDWAAAREDHPMPVVGMDRPTIERDLKSIAPVDFVIIDGAPQAADLAVSAIKASDFALIPVQPSPYDIWATSDLVDLVKQRIEITDGKLQAAFVVSRAITGTNIGKEVSGILEGYNLPVLQSRVHQRVDYPGTAAGGSTILEDFPGSPGAREIQELTNELLTLVSK
- a CDS encoding recombinase family protein, translated to MEIGYARVSTAKQDLGRQLDALAVAGITKVFADKKSGATRDRPGLRGALDHARAGDVIVVHTLDRLGRTVRDTLNLMHELKGRGVGVRTLADPLPIDTSNPDSPMAQLAVVMLALFGEMERTYASERASHARAVATAHGRRTGRPSVVDPDKLEHAAMLREKGIPMREIVSKTGLARTTLYRHLPPRQDDKD
- a CDS encoding abortive infection family protein; the protein is MASVEYIPARLRSAFREQARGIVVHDIERMWRDEGFAPGSGQSFSGVRMSLWSDYEASVQWSDWEHIVRVLRVYEGTIALATPDDREKLAGLLSREGFRLVSSGRIEYIGAGNRITEVTRTRILEHLKKTPGGRNWAGRFDPPEFLKRLYDLAAMPSEDPRFENAELEVWQHCVNNDDWDFDWVFYDARFDLATDGMLLRFLAEMLHPAVRTDPEDVAALLGGLNDALRPDGYELYEKSSISGRPLYAWRSIAGFHGSAPFHLLQNRPAITDPAVLQEHLDRIKRVIEIDPSAAIGSCKELIESLCKLILEYSSVEYTRNDDLPKLYKKVAALLALNAESVEENVRGSEASHLVLRALTTSVQGIAELRNQLGLGHGRTTRSTLRPRHARLALNSTVTVAEFLLDTWHARIEAGKIPTPGDDPSTGACKQ
- a CDS encoding DNA methyltransferase, with protein sequence MSRLTDLLRAAKQLDEQLGKDLEDEILPLQKRLPFGLNFERHAPEAVELAGHKIRKGSKVRILPPRGSTGRGDQRLWRVTELIGDAAEISLLDSSEGEVCTVQRDDLILVAEFRDWIYPGLRPDGTVERGGDRPFHTVINGENFHVLEQLTFTHEEAVDVIYIDPPYNTGARDWKYNNDYVEGDDLYRHSKWLAFMERRLKLAKRLLKPENSVLIVTIDEKEYLRLGLLLEQTFDDARIQMISTVINPKGVSRGDSFRRSDEYIFFVMLGAAAPQRLELGGEWGSGSFGNSDTAASDDNTEPAWSSMMRRGSNSARADRPGLFYPIYVDPATGRIEQVGAPLSADKHEAPEVPGLITTLPLRRNGSEGRWQIGPEELRSRLSQGRVRIGRKTAYGYVINYLSDGAYAEVLSGRFEIKGRAEDGSILATRVGVQSRAQVPFTQWRTPSHNASEYGSTLLTAFLPGRKFPFPKSLHAVEDALRLFVSDKPEAVVLDFFAGSGTTAHALMRLNRQDGGSRQCISVTNNEVSAEEQARLRREKLRPGDARWEQWGICDYITKPRILAAITGRTPDGEPIKGDYKFVDEFSMADGFNENAAFFTLTYESLWQVSTDRAFAAIAPMLWLRAGARGRCIDDLSPGWAVAEAYGIIKDLDRSTEFIAALQPQESLRIVFIVTNDEGRYQQIANEIPGVETVRLYEDYLRNCESNGDF
- a CDS encoding DEAD/DEAH box helicase family protein, whose product is MDAVGDTLAELTDAREFYHGARKRVSSVALTATTGAGKTVMAAGVIEALFWGSEDFETVPDPGAVVLWFSDDPSLNQQTRYRLEQASDRLRNRLVTVEHPFRYRKLQPGHVYFLNTSKLSRNSLLVRGHDAADALPGMESNPDTVPFTFWDTLRNTIEDESTTLYMVLDEAHRGMGRRASSDTPTIVKRLINGHGSVPPVPIVWGISATVKRFEDSMSAAEVQDNRVHLRTITVDPVRIQESGLLKDDIVLDFPAETGDFNTVLLRRGVRKVKEMSAAWAAYAAAQNDHDPIAPLLVLQVPNKPSPTEVASAIDVIRHEWPEIGSEAFAHVFGEHTAQTFGAHNVPYISPERVQDAAYIRVILAKDAISTGWDCPRAEVMVSFRPAEDETHITQLLGRMIRTPLARRVEGDDVLNSVECILPRFNKATASRVLEQIMGNDLSETGTGTGQRVLIDPQLMRPNERVPDSVWALFAELPAETLPRKHANPMKRLTSLAHALAADGLVPEAGRIAHERLHGVLNGLSAQYRNELEKAESDVRTVAGGTVRGHARYGLRADETWTEAADDRAIQEAFRHATRTVTPDIARTYVDHLAADAEDEDVLRDAHVRVAGLAMLPQTRPSLDAAADLLSSEWLGKHRVAIKTLSESRQSLYAEITAMSTDPQLISMALPKNRQEETRRAVGDATQILDQRPLHLLSDEDGMFPVGKLNPDEIQVLDTEIQRGDLLAWYRNPTGGRDSMSIAYQDVHGAWRTLRPDFLFFVTTSHGVRASIVDPHGSWLPDALPKLRGLARFAEVYGESFHRIESISRIDGELRVLDFTLPEIRKIVLDAIDADSAYRESAVAY